taaatcaaaattaaaattcatctgCTTCAATCTACTGGGCAACAGAGCAAAAAAGACACTGAGGTTATATTGCATTTACCATGCCTGGGGTATCCATTAGACGAGGGAACTCTGATAAAATCTCAGATATTGGTTTGGAGCTGTTCTGGCGAATCCAGTGAGCCCTAAAAAGAGCAGTTGCTTTCATATACTGCTCAACCTGGTCCTGTGGTCTGGTATTGTTTTTTAGCCATTCTTTTAACTGAATTGCTCTCTCAGAAGACAAAGTTGATGCTGTTGAGAGGTAAACTGGCAATgtaaaaagtcatactggttaattTACATCAGCTGTCTATGTACAGTGCCCTCCACAAATATTGCCACCcctggtaaatatgagcaaaacagGCTGTTTATCCTCTTGCTCTTTCTttcaaatattcacaaaaatctaacctttaagtCGAGTAAAATGATTGAAATATCAAAGTAAATAAATGTGGGGGGAAAATCCACGATATAATTTTACTGGAGTATAAATATGAGGTgacacacaggccaaatttctACAGTCATAGAATACAGTATTGATGTGCAAAAAAAGGTTGCTGAGCTGCACAAATCAGGACATCTCTAAGTAAGAATAAGTAAGAAGTTTATATCTACTGGTAATGTTAATAATGAGAATGGAAAAGGACATGTGTCAGTGTTGACCCCATACATAGTGAGGAGAATAGTTTGAGTGGCTAAATAATCTCCAAGACGAGAGTCATGGCAGAAGCAGGTAATCACACAAGCCCGTTCATTcgctcgctctctcacacacacacgcacccttGTTACCCCAATAACTGATTAAAAGCACCATTATTATTTCTAAAGTGACACTATCAACTAGCTATGAAGATTTGTGCcacattacacagcaaaaaaaaatatttttttttacccagtatttttgtcctgttttactgtaaaaatatctaaacattcttaaaacaaaatttcttgtcaagcaaaatggcataagatattaagtcttgttttcagagaaatctgacttTATTCTTACAACAAGAAAaataatctgccaatggggttaagaaaaataaacttgttttcccaatgaatttaagttgatttttcttaccccattagcaaatagtttttcattgttttaaacaAATCTTACTAAAATTTAGATTTTCTCTCATAACAAGACGTAAGATCTTATGGCATTTTTcttgtcaagtaaatttatgttgttataagAATGTTTAGGAACTTttacttggaaaaaaaataaaataaattaagaatctaataaaaaaaaataaaataaaaaataaaaagacttttGTTGTCTACCACCTCTGGTTGTGCAtttgtttttcaataattcaatggatcATTATCAATTATTCCTTAAATTACTTGAAGgttatattttaatgaaagacTAAGAATATAGACAGGAAAGACATGTTTCCACAGCATCATTTCcttatatttaccaagggtgctgTAGTTGTTTATAAGCAGAAGTCTTACTAGGAATGAAAGTCAACCTCTCCTCACAGACAGGCACTACGGAGGGCTGAGTTCTTAATCTCCGCATCCTCTTTCTTATATTGCGAAGGCGTTCCTCAAGAAATCCTGTGGAAGGCCTGTGTTTTCGCCCCTGGCTGAACCAGGCCTCCTGAAAGataatgtttgttgttgttgttgttgttgttgttatacaaTGTTTCAAAATCTACACAGTATCATTTGCAACCTTAAATCaccaatgtgcaaaaaacaccaGTAATGGTGGactcacataaaaataaaaaaatcataaaagggAACAAAAAGTTGACCAGTATAACTCAATATAACAGAAAAGTTAAATGACAGCTGAGATAGATAATGTCGGTCAGCAGAATAAAATAAGATGAATATACTCACAAAGCCATTTCCTTCAGGGTCACGGAGACAGGGAAATGTCTCTACTAGAGACATGGCCATTGCCTTTTTGGTCTCTGTTGATGGTCTGTATTATGATTgccaaataagaaagaaaaacattgtttCAAAATAGTCTCATTCTGTCTTGATTTGGGTGAaaatacatgcaaatacaacttATTTATACTCACGTTTCGCCATATTTCTCAAAAAGATAAGAAACAGTAATTCGCACCATTGCACGCCTTTGCTTGGTGGTAATTTTATTACTCTCTAGACTCTCCACAATGGAGGGTCCATGTGGTGCTTCCATCAGTATTGCACGGATATCCTGGTACATAGCAGAGTTGTCAGTAAACTACAGTATCTTACTGAATGCAAATAGGAAATGTTACTTTACAAAAAGGTACtgacaacaaattaaaaatagttgTCAGTAGTCATGCTTTTCCTAGTTGTCAGGAAACATACAAACGTGTCATCTGGAAAAAGATTAAGAACAAATGTTGGCTGTGTATTTTCCGATGCAGTGTTGGGCTgtgcaatttcagatgcaatggtGGCCTGCGCATTTTCATATGCAGTGCTGTGCTGTGGTGGGATACtgttctacagaaaaaataaaaaaaataaaaacaatgttttggcaaatataatatacagtattctatataaaaatataagttaACTTAGTTagtgcatttaaaatgaactgagaAATTGATAAGGAATACTtggaaatacaaataatatttcaTATTGCACTTTTTGACACACAACTGCCAAGCCTGAAATGTGCACAAATTCTATGTCAAAGGTCTACTGGTCCTGACCCGTCTCCATAGCTGGCTTGTGGACATAGGCGCCTCTGGTTTCACAGAACTCTATGCATGCTTGGAGCTAGATAATGATGAAGCTTGCCTCCAACAAAAAAATATCTTCCCCTACCTCTACTGTATTTGTTTGACAAAATGTAAactgattttctaaataattttttaaaagcctTCAATAACACTAAACACTAAGAAAACTTTATTTGGATTAAACCAGATATGGTTAGATTATATGGAATTAAATGACATTATATTTGACCATTTTAAACAGTAACTGATTTCAATTTTTTTCAGACCATTACAACACCCTGTATCGGAGAGACACATAAAAACAGTCATCATTCTTTCTGAATGACTGAACTGTATGAACAGGATGATGATCAGTCAGATCAGTGACATCAATACATGTGATGGCACGAGTGTGTTGCACAGCAAAGGCAAATAAATGCCTTTCAAATCCAACAGTGACTAACTTCTCAATCACTAATATGAATTTGGAGTTAAAAGCCAAGCAGTGTCTTATACATCCAAATTGTGGGTCACCATTTGAACAGTAAGACACAAACACTGTCATACCTGGCCTATATGTTGTTCCCTTAAGTTTTACCCAGGCTGGCACATACACCTCTGTGTAGGATGGAATATTTTCCAAGCCTCCTTGGATTTCATCACTTCTCTCAAGATCAGCGAGAATAGTGCTGTGACCTTGGCCCACTTCAACATTGTGATCAAAGACACCTCCAGAAAAGAAATTGTAACACAACATTACTTGATGTCTAATGGCCATCGTCTTACAGATATTCCTGAAGTTGCATGTGATATGGCTTATGCGTTTAAAGAAGCCATGCTTCGCTTCAAATCGCATAGTCCAAAACTGCACCAATGGCCCAAGCTGTCTTATGGCTCTTGGATaatgcaacatgaagtggtgtttaGGTTTCAGATGTTGATGTGGGTACAACTCAAGAAAGAGAGTATGGTGTTCCTCTATTAGCCACTTCAAGTAGATTGTGCTCTCGACAGTGAGAGATGGAGAAAAAATCAATTCCATGCAGGAAAGAAGGAGAAGCAGTAGCTCCCAGAACCTATTTGACTCTGGGACTAGATCTCCAACCATTAGAAGAAGCAGTCTCAAAAGGCACCACATCTGTGCTGCTGTCTGCTTCATGACCCCATCTTTGTTACGCAGGTAATGCTTTGTAATCAAAGTGGGCTTGTTGTGGACATCACTAAAGCCATAGTCAAAGCTTGTGATCCTGTAATTTAGTGTGTCTACAGTGAAGTGTCCTTCCTCAATCAGTGAGTTTATGATCAGCTTCATCTCATAACTCCCTACACCTTCTAAGATGTCATGCATAATGTCTGGTGCCATGTTTTTGCTGACATCAAAAAAGTGGAGATCATTGAGGGCACTTGCACGTTTTAGGCCAGTGTCCGAGACACTATCAAGACCAATGTCTCTCTCATTGGACTCAGCAGTTCGGAGAATGCCACGGTCTTCTTTTACCTGTACCCTAAGAACTTCTTTTGGAACACGGCACCACCGGCAAGCATAATTGCTTGCAAAGCTTTCAGTAAATCCAAGAACTGCATTCAGCCCCAAATTATCACCAACAACCTGGCAGATGCTGACTTTTACTGTTCCCTCAAAGGATGATGTTTTGATATCAACACCCTCTTTCTCTAATGATTTCATGTCCTCTACTATGGGCTTTAAAACGGCATCAATGCCATAGGTTTTGGCATCATCAGTTTTGTAGACTGCCAGCAAAAATAGGGAGGTAAGGCTGGAAAGCAGCTCTTTCGGTAAACATTTGATAGCAAAATACACAAATCCTAATTTGTGGACAGATGTCTTTGAGCCAAGGGGATTCACAGTCTCTGCATCATCAATGTAAAGAAGAAGAGGAATAGAGACTTCATGGGAGAACAGGGCATGGTTTTTGCAGAGCTCACCGTCACAAAAGTCTTGCAGAGCACCACTGTCTTGCTTCTGCCATGCAACAACCTTAGACATGATGCCTGGCAGTTCAAGTATCTTTTTTAGGAGAGGTCTAAGTGGAATGCGCTGAAACGTGTCACGCACTGAAATTTGCTTAACTGTACCACTGTTGGAATCTGTGTGCTGAACATAGGAAATGCCAGGGAAAGCCTCCTCAACTGGCTGAATGAAGTTGCCAGACTGCATAAAATACTTCATTTGCCTATATTCAGTTTCTAGGCCTTTGAAAGGCTCAGAAGCTACCTCGAATTGACTGTTCAATTCTTGTGCTTCTATGCTTTTGTCTTGTCCAAGATCTTTAAGCAAAGACATTGTTCTTTCCTGAAGCTTGGAGACAATATCAGACAACAGACTTGATGTTTCCTCCACTGTAAAATTAACAGCAGTGAAAGTCTGTGAAGACTTCGATTTCAGTTTAGCCAGGAAAAGAGCTACCCGATCTGTCATATCCTCTTCTTCCAAATCACCCAAATCACAAACCCCACTAAAGTCAGACACTTCTTTACAAGAATGTTCTTGAGCATCAAGTGCCTCAAATATCAAACTGGGAGCCTGGTCAGAATCACACCTAGCTGAGCTGCTGGTGTCATGGTCATTATTGTGTTGAACTAGGTGCCTTCTGTATGATCTCATATAATAAAAAGTCCTTTGACAACCATTCAGATTGCATTCAAAATGTGTAGAAGCACTGTTAATGCTGTGGACTGCCCTTAAGAGTGTAAAAAATTGTTTCAAGTCAGCTATGCTGGCTTGGCAACGAAAACAGATATATTGCATGTCTAACTTACTAATTTTAGCTCttggaaatgttttaaaaattttagTCGGAGGCCAATTTTTGGGATGAGTGCTGCAATTGTGTTCTCATCCAATAAAAAGAAACTGTCATCATCTATCTGCTCATCTGGAAGATAACAAACAGTAAAAGCAGGCATGGATTACATTATATACATTCTATTGAAACTGAAAAAGATGTTTGTGAATGGTTACCTGCAAATTTTTCAATGAGGCACTCAAGATTCCAGTTGGTGAGTTTTTGTTTCACAAAAATGTCCATTGCTATACAAAAACACAAGGAAACATCTGATTAGCAATATCTTGACTAGGTTAGCTAGCTACTGCTAACCAAACCTAGCTAGCACTGTTGTGTCTTGCTagctagttgttgttgttgtttttttgttgtttatttcagcTATTCTCAAAGATATGAGGTTGTAATATGCCTAACAATTCAACACTGTCAGGGTTTTTAAGTGTACTATTTCGtgtttaataaaacatattgcacCCCTTTTGTGATGCTGATGATATGACGTGTATGCTGGTCATTGGTTTTTACTCAGCAGGTGCCGGGGTTGCTGGCTTACGGGGGGCGGGTACTGCACTTTGGTTGTAGTGAGTCGTCTGCCTAAACCTTACTTTTCTGAATCCTCTTTCCTTGGTTTACTTAACGGTTTCATTGTGGCCTGATATTTTTTCATCTTATCATCGTATAATTTCATCGTTTGATAAGGCTGAAAAACGCAATATGGAAATAACCTGTTTTATACAACCACTAGAGCATTTAAGACGAAAAATGAATatgtctaaataaataataataataaaaaaaaaaattacgtctTGAAACGCAGTAACCATGGATTAAACTGAATAATTGACGCCGTCCTATTGAATTATTGTCATTAACGGGCACCCGAAGAGTAACGGCCACGACGCAATTACAACCTCAGAGTGTTCATAATTTTTGAATGGTCACTTTTTCCTTAATTATGTAAATCCCAAAAATATAATACTTCTCACTAGTTGAAATAAAGCTAGTTTTATAGATTTATAGCAAAACAAATATCATCACTCACCATTACTCATATACTGTCCAACGTCGTCCTCCTTTCGACCGTTACGTTTTGGCTTCGAACAGCGCGAGGAGATGAGGAGATAACCCAAGCGCTGGGTCAAATATTCCAAGTGCACTTTGTGTCACCCAAGGAACCCAAACGCTGGGTCAATATGAGCCATTACCGATAATATAACCCAGCAAAATAGGTTAAAATACTTAACCCAGCGAATGGGTATAAAAAATAACCCAGAATTTTTTAAAGTGTATATACATTAAAGGAAAAATAGTATTTCAGTCATCTCTCACTGCATTATCCAATACTACATGTGATCCTTATCTGCTTCAAGACCCTCCTCAACCTAACCCTGACTCACAATTATTAGAAGAGTTTTTGTATGATGCGATACAGCAGTGATTGACAAGCACGCAGAAGCATTTCTTCAGAGATCTTCCTGAAGTTCCAGTCAGTTGTGGGACGGTCAGGTTCCCGGCGAGGATTATACGTCATATTTATAACGAAGTTTTGCGCAGTAACAGGCCCATTCATGGTAATGGAGCCCATCATGTTTGCGGAGGTTTCTTCAGGCACTGGAGAAAAGCTTTCCATTCGATTATCCTTTCAATGAACAGAGCCAGCAGATCTGGATGTTGCACTGAGAAGTTGTCCATTTTATAAGGAAATGTAGGGCCGCACAGAGCGGGTTTTCGCTCTCACTGCGGCCGCCGCCTAGATTACACTTCTGCGGTTTTGTTCCGTCCTCCTCGCGGCGTCAAACCCCAACGGGAACATTTCAGAAGCGAAGCGCTGCGAGGCAGCTGTATTTGCGAGATCATCAACATACAACAATAAACTACTTTGCCTGTCGGACGTTGACTTCCTTTTGATTTTGTATTATTTCCTTGATTTTTGGGGTCCAACCATGGGTGAGTTGGCCatggttattttatttatttatttattttgtccggtttaattgtgtttattgttgttatGTCCTACTTTGTTGTGCTGTAGCCTTCAGACAAAGTTAATACACTTAAAAGTCCAGTTATGAACGACATGGATAAATTGACCGAATGTTCTGACATTCATTTTGTATTTGAACTGTGCGACTTGGACTCCGCGTCCGTCAAAAATAGACAAGACTTCTATCTTTACCGTGGATTCAGACCGGAGGAGGCTAGAGCGTCAAAATTCGCTCTGGCTGCCCTACCAACAACCCTATAGAAGATTCGTGTACGCTCTGACCTAGTTGAAATAGGCGGCAACGTTCGTTCGGAATGCTTGGTTTTGTgaactatatttaaaggggccgcaAAACATCCAGACATGTCGACCGGAATCTTTTTGCCGACCTATCACAAGTAGAGTATATCCACAACGCTCAAGACGCGCCGGGCACGGACGCGGCGCTTCTCGCCGCCGAGAGACTCTGGCtgccatagaaaatgaatgacttccggtctATTTGACGCTCTCGACGCCTCTGGTCTGAACGCACCATTAGCGAAACAGCAGAG
This genomic window from Myxocyprinus asiaticus isolate MX2 ecotype Aquarium Trade chromosome 48, UBuf_Myxa_2, whole genome shotgun sequence contains:
- the LOC127437201 gene encoding uncharacterized protein LOC127437201 isoform X1; the protein is MSNAMDIFVKQKLTNWNLECLIEKFADEQIDDDSFFLLDENTIAALIPKIGLRLKFLKHFQELKLNSIPPQHSTAYENAQATIASEIAQPNTASENTQPTFVLNLFPDDTFDIRAILMEAPHGPSIVESLESNKITTKQRRAMVRITVSYLFEKYGETPSTETKKAMAMSLVETFPCLRDPEGNGFEAWFSQGRKHRPSTGFLEERLRNIRKRMRRLRTQPSVVPVCEERLTFIPIYLSTASTLSSERAIQLKEWLKNNTRPQDQVEQYMKATALFRAHWIRQNSSKPISEILSEFPRLMDTPGMISQDFSVLHPDAADKLCSSWLPDFADKILAFAKRDGRQMDLLNLDNMSADTKGTMALKILPQIIPPSVYKIGNKTFRPTIEEARTSFIDVQPSGTNMVQYLLKQREEKPFPFVLELGVGGQFFVVVNGEALEEQTLLKAVDVCFKSFFCFDTHFPKQCALAWEFLEQVVYEMPGSENSTIRFLRASIYAAED
- the LOC127437201 gene encoding uncharacterized protein LOC127437201 isoform X2 codes for the protein MSNAMDIFVKQKLTNWNLECLIEKFADEQIDDDSFFLLDENTIAALIPKIGLRLKFLKHFQELKLNSIPPQHSTAYENAQATIASEIAQPNTASENTQPTFVLNLFPDDTFDIRAILMEAPHGPSIVESLESNKITTKQRRAMVRITVSYLFEKYGETPSTETKKAMAMSLVETFPCLRDPEGNGFEAWFSQGRKHRPSTGFLEERLRNIRKRMRRLRTQPSVVPVCEERLTFIPTSTLSSERAIQLKEWLKNNTRPQDQVEQYMKATALFRAHWIRQNSSKPISEILSEFPRLMDTPGMISQDFSVLHPDAADKLCSSWLPDFADKILAFAKRDGRQMDLLNLDNMSADTKGTMALKILPQIIPPSVYKIGNKTFRPTIEEARTSFIDVQPSGTNMVQYLLKQREEKPFPFVLELGVGGQFFVVVNGEALEEQTLLKAVDVCFKSFFCFDTHFPKQCALAWEFLEQVVYEMPGSENSTIRFLRASIYAAED